One region of Catenuloplanes indicus genomic DNA includes:
- a CDS encoding ABC transporter permease: MRPLLALTATEGRLFARDGMSVGFGLLFPSVLLYVLGGLMPGFREPAEDMGGIRPIDIYLPIVVAMAIATIAISTLPAQLAGYRERGVLRRMATTPVGPGPLLGAQLLVNLLAMLISVVVAVTIGITLLGVPFPAAPFHFTGIVLLATITMFSIGLLIAALSPTTKTASGIGMLVYFPMLFFAGVWTPGPIMPEYLRRIAEFTPLGAASQALSDAWSGTGVAPTALAVLTAYALLVTLLATRLFRWS, encoded by the coding sequence ATGCGACCGCTTCTCGCGCTCACCGCGACCGAGGGCAGGCTCTTCGCCCGCGACGGCATGTCCGTCGGCTTCGGCCTGCTCTTCCCGTCCGTGCTGCTCTACGTCCTCGGCGGCCTGATGCCCGGCTTCCGCGAACCCGCCGAGGACATGGGCGGCATCCGCCCGATCGACATCTACCTGCCGATCGTCGTCGCCATGGCGATCGCCACCATCGCGATCAGCACACTCCCCGCCCAGCTCGCCGGCTACCGCGAACGCGGCGTCCTCCGCCGGATGGCCACCACCCCGGTCGGCCCCGGCCCGCTCCTCGGCGCGCAGCTGCTGGTGAACCTGCTCGCCATGCTGATCTCCGTCGTGGTCGCGGTCACGATCGGCATCACGCTCCTCGGCGTACCGTTCCCGGCCGCGCCCTTCCACTTCACCGGCATCGTGCTGCTGGCCACGATCACCATGTTCTCGATCGGCCTGCTGATCGCCGCGCTGTCCCCCACCACCAAGACCGCCAGCGGTATCGGCATGCTCGTCTACTTCCCGATGCTCTTCTTCGCCGGCGTCTGGACCCCGGGCCCGATCATGCCCGAATACCTGCGCCGCATCGCCGAGTTCACCCCCCTCGGCGCCGCCTCCCAGGCCCTCTCCGACGCCTGGTCCGGCACCGGCGTCGCGCCCACCGCGCTCGCCGTCCTGACCGCCTACGCGCTCCTCGTCACCCTCCTCGCCACCCGCCTCTT